CAAACCGCATCACCGGCTCTGAGACCCTTCTCTTTAACGAACCGGCTCCACCCCTTGGTCAACACGTAACTTTGACTGCTGTTCCAGTACGAGTAACGGAACCGCCACACTTTCCCCGTTCTGTCTTCCAGATTAATCAAAACGCCTTTCGTCGTCGTCGCCGTCTCCGGTAACGGAAAATGCTTCTCCGCGTGCTGTTTCGGTATCACCAACCGGTTAAGCTTCCCCACGTCGCTCGGCGTAACGGTTTTCTCGAAAAGAACCTCTCTCGAAACGCCGTCGTTTTCGTTAACGGTCGTCGCCGTCTTTCGCCGTTTACCGTTACCGTCAAGAAACTTCCTCTCGCTCTGTCGAAGCTCGTCGGCGTAGGTGTGTTTCCTCAGCATGTCGACGATCTCGGCCTTGGAATGAGCCTCGAGGAAAGCAGACTCCGAATCGCTCGCCGGAGATTTGAAGTTCGTGACGGCGGCGTCGCGGCCGCGGAATCTACGAACTGCGACGTCGTAGGAAGCGGCGGCCTCTTCCTCCTCGTTGAAGGTGCCTAGCCAGACGCGCTGGTGCTTCTCGTAAATCTGAGCTCCCCATCTCCCGTTGGGCTGAGGGACGACGCCTTTGAACTTCGACGACGGGAGCTTCTTCCGCGACTCTGTCTCGACGCCGTTGTTCTCTAGATCGAGGACCACGCTGCTTCCGCCGCTTCCCATTCTGTAGAGACGCATCGcctgaggaggaggagatggtgTCTTCTTAGTAGACATGGAGAGAGTTTCTgaagtgttgttgttgttgttgctagTGTTGTCGTCTAGACAGCTGTAATCCATTTTTTGTTTGAACGTAAATAGAGAAATGTGATGTGTTGGCTTTATGAGATGAGGCTTGactatgtgtgtatatatatagacagAGGGGAGTGCATGTATGTTCCCTTTGATGTTATTTGTTAAAACATGATAGGATGTacaaaagataaatgtaaaatgTGGGTAACGTATGAAGGAAAAGttgaaattataataataatggGGGGAGATGCAGGAGAGTGGGGTCAAGTCTTGCAAAAATAGCAAAATGAAATAGTTAAGAGGAAGTTTCATGGGAAGAGATAAAGAGGGTCAGTCCAAAAAATATGGGTACTAGTGGCCATATATCAAATGCATTGAGAGAACATGGACATTGAAAAGGAATCTGTTGTTTCTGAAAATTTGACTACGAGACAGAGAATAATACTCTACTTAGCAATGAGTGTCTTGATGCGTTTAGAACTTAAAATAGAGCTGAGAATAAccatgttgttttttttaactgagGCTTTGAGAATAACCATGTTAATATCTCTTCTTTTGCTTGCAGATTAAACAGAGAGTAATATGCATATCCAATTAACTGAATGGTCCATATCGAAATGGAGAATtgcaaaaaatatatgtgaGTTACTGTTTAGAGTTGACTAGTTGAGAGATATGTAGAAGAAATAATGGGCAATGTGTAGCAGAGATGAGGATATAATAGGGAGCCAAGTGGGAAGGGGGCTCACATGACATTTGGACCTTCtcatcttttcttttatttgttgtAAAATTGTGCATCCCTCTTTGAAGCTTTTCTTGAAACTATTATTCGCCATTCCACGTTTGGTATGTGACGTTTCTCTTTACATTTTATGCAATTTGTTTGCTTTAGTTTGACTATCATCATTGGTTTCTTCTATGTTTCCTATAGCTACTTCAGTTTGGTTTTATCCTCTAAGCACTTACATTTGTACGTAGAATCTTTCACTGGCTTTTCTACGCTGCTAAGTCTATACATTGCACTAAGGTTTCCTTTTAACTCAGACACGAGATCCATCAAGCTACGTTTTTTAAAACACTTATAAAGAACCTCAAATCAAACCTTGGAAGAAAGGTAATATTTAAAGAACATGCGTTAATCTGTTCACTCTCTATTGGAGAGAAGATTCATACTCTAATTGCCAACTATATTTTGGGGTTTACAGAAACATGGGATGCAATGAGGCAGTGATCCAAAGGACCGAGGACTGTCGCGTAGTCAATTGTGGGTCGGGATCGGTTGAAAGTTTCTTCTTCTAACCTTTGTAATAGAAAGATATGATATTATCAATCTTGAGGAGGAACAAGATCATAGCTTATGGCTGAGTATTACATGGGACACCTCCTAATCTTATAGAGTGACTGGTCCCTTCGGAACATTGTCTGAAGCTTTGATTAATAAGAAGAACGTCTAACTTAAACAATATCCAAATATAATAGGACATCCCTTTTTAGTAGAAGAATAATTTTGataatcaaataaaagaaaattagtttCATTATTTTGTGTGTTACAACATCACTCAATCATATTTCTTATAATTGAATATCTACAACCCACGAGAAATGAATTTAATTATCCATAAGCATAAAATCGAACCCTCAGATTGTTTATGGTATGCCTATACTAGTTAAAAAGTGGTGATTTAGTTGATGGTTGAAATAAACGAATCATATTTCTCCTAAACCATTGAACTTAATTTCCCaactgtttttttattgtttgttttctCAAGTTTTCTTTAAACTTATATTCCACGGCATCGGAGATCAAAACTAAACAATTGGTGTGAATGCATAACATAAAACGTCAACTTTTGTAGTTCTGAACGTTTCATAATCTATAACCAATGGTTCTACACAATTATTGATCAATTATACGAATCTTAATTAAATACAGGATAATAAGAATGGGGACAAAGATCAAGAGAGGATGATTGTATGTGAAGGGGAGATGAATATATCGTGTTACCCATAGCTATATTCTTGTACGGATCAGAGTACCTTATGCCCTCCCTTTTCTTGGACCTACTTTCAAATGTTTACccattttttgtttgaaacaaAAGTAGTTACTTATCCATTTTAAAGACATTAATTTCCTCAAATAGATAATTATAAGTCTTCTGTTAAAACATATTATAGACATTGAACCGATTCGATAAGTGGTCACAGATTCACAACTCAATCATGTTCAACCAGTTCCCACCAAGATAcgaatacaaaacaaaaatcggTGTTTGCCTATTAATACAGTGTTGGTCCGAGTCAATTGTAAGATAGCCTCATGGGTTGACTTACTTAGATGTATTTAAGATGCAAGGTTGCCACATACATTAGTTGAAAATGGGTTTGGTGTAATTGGCAGCAATGTAGTCTAATGAAGAATTGGGTCATGCAAAAATGCAAATGGGATTGATTAGTCATAAAGACAACGAGTATGATGTTCTTTTTCAGGACGAAAAGACCAGCACCATGCATGCATACTCCTTGCTTATTGTATCGTATATTTAGTAATATCCCAATTCAATCGTATCCTTcctttttggatttttatctTCCATCGCACAATTTTGGtagaataaaatatacattcaactatgttgtaaataaagaagagaagagaggaattggtGTGTCTTATTCTATGAATAATGATCTacttatataggatacaatagcttggagacaaagcttaacttggagtggggaacaagtatatctaggactttccatatggacatcactacaatatttataacacttccccttgatgtccaatATGTCGAAGTGCTTTCAAAACGCCGTAGatgctgcctcgttaaaaaccgagattgttatccgtctagagtttgtaatgcgtttggaatactgcctcgttaaaacctttccatggtaaacccaaaaacccaatgtggtaaaaacgggaagccatggataggaaaaagagtacagccgcattacttcccctgaagtgaacatcactgaaggcttctcagtgatcgcataccaatctgctgcataagcttcctgagcgtgcatgttggtaatgcctaagtgaagaggtcggctgagttctcgctggatctgacttagagtaccttgacctctccttctttctgaagatcgtgggtgaaaaagaacttggggagaacatgtttagtcttgtcacccttgatgtaaccatctttgagctgagctatgcatggcgcattgtcttcgtaaagaacggtcggctcgtctttaccatccgtgatcccacatgctgtccgaatatggtgtgtcatgagtctcaatcagacacactctctgcttgcttcatggatcgccaatatatccgagtgattggatgatgtggctgatatagtctgcttgactgatctccatga
The Raphanus sativus cultivar WK10039 unplaced genomic scaffold, ASM80110v3 Scaffold0409, whole genome shotgun sequence DNA segment above includes these coding regions:
- the LOC130502063 gene encoding AP2/ERF and B3 domain-containing transcription repressor TEM1-like encodes the protein MDYSCLDDNTSNNNNNTSETLSMSTKKTPSPPPQAMRLYRMGSGGSSVVLDLENNGVETESRKKLPSSKFKGVVPQPNGRWGAQIYEKHQRVWLGTFNEEEEAAASYDVAVRRFRGRDAAVTNFKSPASDSESAFLEAHSKAEIVDMLRKHTYADELRQSERKFLDGNGKRRKTATTVNENDGVSREVLFEKTVTPSDVGKLNRLVIPKQHAEKHFPLPETATTTKGVLINLEDRTGKVWRFRYSYWNSSQSYVLTKGWSRFVKEKGLRAGDAVCFERSTGPDRQLYIDWKVRSGTEVINPVQNVVRLFGVNIFNAATNAKTNDECGGEKRSREVDLFALGCSKKQAIINAL